TAGCGCCTGCTGCTTCCGTAGGGTCTGTTCGGCCTGTTTGCGGTCAGTGATGTCTCGTAGTGAGATCAAGGAGGCAGGGGTGCCTTCCCATTGCACGCCAGCTAACCGGATTTCAGCGGTTAGGGGATGATTATCGGAGGTATTCAACAATAACTCAGCGGTGTTATCGATCCCGGCAATGGGAAGGGTGGTGCCGACGAGCTCGGCTGCCGAGCGCCCAAATAATCGCTCCGCGGCAGGATTGGCAAATTGAATCACGTCTTGGGTGTTAGTGACTACCAGCCCATCGCTATGTTGATTGACCAGGATATGCCAGCGATGCTGGCTGGCTTCGAGGGCCTGCTTTTGTAGGGTTAATTCGGTCCAGAGGCGATGGCGCTCGATGGCATAGCGAATGGCTCGGGTCAAGTTCTGGGTGTCGACGTCTCCTTTGAGCAGATAATCTTGGGCTCCCGCTTGCACAGCCTTAAAGGCTAGGGTCTGATCGGTGTTGCCGCTAAGGATGACGATGGGCACCTGGGGAGAATGGTGACGGAGTCTCAAGAAGGTATCGAGCCCACTGCTATCGGGCAAGGATAAATCGAGGAGGACGAGGTCATAGGGTCTGTGCTGCAAGCAGTCGATGCCAGCAGCGAGACGATTGACTTGGTGGATAGTGACTTGCCAATTGGTCGCCTCGCTCAAGTACTCATGGATGAGATCGACATCGGCTTCGTCATCTTCGATCAACAAAATTTCAATCTGAAGCATGTCCATAGCCACCTCTCCGGAGCTTATTGCTGGCCATGGCGGGAAATGAATCTAGGTGCGATCGCAAATGAGTTTAAGACAAAGGTTTCTACCATCTACAGAGATAAAACAATGCCCCCGCATCCCTCTTAAGTAAGGAAGTAGCTTAAATAAAGCGGTGTATCCTTAGCATTCCCTAGACATTTTCCGATGGATAAATCATGAATGAGCTAGAACAAATAGTCCAGCCAATCTAGGCTGTCTTCCTCAGAGAACACTATTAAAAAATCATCATGGCCCAGCCATACTTTAACAATGCCCCGAAGCCAGGCGATAGTAACACGTCGACAATCGTGTTGTACCAGGCCTACCTATCTTATGACTCGGGTGGATCGGGGCTAGGGGGTTGTTCATCGGCCCCGAGAGACTGATTAGAGGCAGAGGCCCGATCAAAGAGACCGAATAGGGGACCCAACACAGCGCCAAAGACAAATCCGCCAGCATGGGCCCAGTAGGCGACTCCACCTCCTTCCATACCCACCATGGCAGGGGCTTCTAAGCTAGACACCCCGTAGAGGGCCTGCTGTAAAAACCAGATGCCCAGGTATAAAATCGCCGGAATCCGCAGGGTCGTGAATAAAAAGCCTAGGGGGACAAAGGTGAGGATGCGGACTTCAGGAAAGCGGAAGATGTAGGCCCCCATCACCCCAGCAATGGCGCCACTGGCGCCCAGGGATGGGATCTCGGACTCAGGAGCCACATACCACTGGGCCAGAGAGGCCAACACCCCACACAACAGATAGAACCCTAGAAATTGGACCCGCCCCAGTTGCTCCTCAACATTGTTGCCGAAAATCCACAGGTAGAGCATATTGCCCCCCAGATGCAATAAGCCAGCATGGAGAAACTGACTGGTGATCAGGGTCAACCATTCCTCGGCGTTGACCACCGACACCCCCCCTTGAAAACTGGTGCTGAGTTGCTCTGGTACCATCGCCCAACTCTTAAAAAACGCCAGTAGGGCATCCGGGGGCAGGCTGATTTCTACCAAAAACACCAACACATTGACCGCAATCAGGCCATAGGTAACATAGGGCGTAATCCGAATGGGATTTTCGTCGCGAAGAGGAACCACGAGGTCTACCTGGATAACGGCGAGTCTGGACATGTTCTAACATACCCAAACCTATCCTAATCTTTCTGGCCGAGCCGCTAACTCATTTGCCGGGTAGGGCGAACCAACAAATCATGCACCTGGACATGGTCGGGCTGCTGCAAGATATAGGCTACGGCTGCTGCGATATCGTCTGGCTGCAGCACCGAGTACTGGCTATAAAGCTCGGTGGCCTTGGCCGCACTCTGATGATATTTCTCGGCAAATTCAGTCTGCACGAAGCCAGGACTGATGGAGGAAATGCGAATGTCTGAGGCAGTCGCGCGCAGTTCCTGGCGCAGGCCCTCCGTCAGGGAACGGACGGCAAACTTAGTGGCCGAATAGACCCCACTGCCACCGGGCACCCGATGCCCCGACATAGAGCCGATGTGGATCACATGGCCGCGCCCTCCCTTGGCCCGCATGTCTCGAGTGGCTTCCCGAGTACAGATACACAGGGCCAGCACGTTGACCTCCAGCATGTCTCGCCAGGCGGCAGTTTCCCCATCCATCAGGGACTGCTTGTGCCCTAACCCGGCATTGTTGATCAAGACATCTACCCCACCCCAACGTTGGCGAATATCCTCGAAGAAGGCGAGGATATCGGCCTCACGACGTAGATCCACCGGTCGGGTAATGACCGCAGTTCCCTGGGCTACCAGTTCCTGTTGGAGGGTGTCTAGTTCCTCCTGCCGACGGGCACAGAGGGCTAAACGATAACCGTCTTGGCCCAGACGCTGGGCGATGGCACGGCCAATCCCACTCGAGGCCCCGGTTACCATGGCCACTGATTGTAATTGATGAGTCACTTTGGTGTGCTTCCTGATTTGACTGAGCCTGGGCTAGGGGTTGGGGGGATGAGCTCGGGCAATCTGCCAGCTGAGTAAAATCACCGGCAGTAAGCCCACCAAGAGGATGCTCAAGGCTGGAGCGGCGGCTTCGACCAGCCGTTCATCGGCGGCATATTGATAGACTTGCACGGCTAGCGTATCGAAGTTGAAGGGTCGAATTACCAGGGTTGCCGGTAGTTCCTTCATGACATCGACGAATACTAGCATCAGAGCGGTGAGCAGGCTACTGCCCATCAGGGGGGCATGCACTTGCATCAGGGTTTGGGTGGGGCTATAGCCCAGGCTACGGGAGGCTTCATCCAGGCTGGGACGAATTTTAGTGAGGCCGGATTCAACTGCCCCGAAGGACACGGCCAGAAAGCGAACCAGGTAAGCAAAAATCAGGGCCACGATGGTCCCGCTAAGTAGCAAGCCGGTGGATATGTTGAACGTGGCTCGCATCCAGGCGTCGATGGCATTATCGAAGCGGCTGATGGGAATCAGGATGCCGACGGCGATGACAGCCCCGGGCACGGCATAGCCCATGGCGGCAATACGGACACTGAGATGCAATATCCGCTTGGGTTGTAGCCGCACACCATAGGCCATGATCAGCGACAAGATGACCGCCAGTAGGGCCGTGAGTCCAGCCAGAATCAAGCTGTGGTTGGCCAGATCGATGAAGGAGTACGTGAGGGGTTGGTCGGCATGGTTGATGGCCATCTGTAGGAGCAACCCGCCGGGCACCAGTAATCCCAACAGAATGGGCAACAGGCAGATGCTCCAGGCTGTCCAGGCTCGCCAACCACGCAGTCGATACACTGCTAAGGAGTGGGTGCGGTTCTGGCTTTGGTAGTAGCGCGCCTGCCGTCGCGACCAGCGCTCCAATAGGATCAGGCCAAAGATAAAGAGCAGCAGGACTGCTGCCAATTGAGCCGCCGCCGTCTGTTCTCCCATGCCAAACCAAGTGCGGTAGATGCCCGTGGTAAAGGTGGGAACGCCAAAATACTGAACGGTGCCAAAGTCGTTTAGGGTTTCCATTAAGGCCAGGGCCAGCCCGGCTGCGATCGCAGGCCGAGCCAAGGGCAGGGCCACGGTCCCAACACTTCGCCAAGGGCCACACCCTAGGGAGCGACTGGCTTCTAGGGTCGTGGTTGACTGTTCTAGAAAGGATACCCGGGTCAGCATGTAGACGTAGGGATAGAGGGTGAGGCTGAACAGTAGGATGGCTCCCTCCAAAGAGCGAATGTTGGGGAACCAATAGTCCGTTGCTCGCTGCCATCCAAAGAGGGTGCGTAGGGTAGTCTGCACAGGACCAAAGTAGTCCAGGACGTCTGTATAGGTGTAGGCCAGTAGATAGGAGGGAGCCGCCAAGGGTAAGAGCAAGGCCCACTCAAACAGGCGACTGCCGGGAAAGCGACACATGGTCACCAGCCAGGCAGTGGTCACGCCGATGAGCATGACACCCAGGCTGACGCCTAGCATCAGCC
This portion of the Halomicronema hongdechloris C2206 genome encodes:
- a CDS encoding ABC transporter permease, producing MLWTTAIVLLSLLLISPIAVVLSSILSESGDVWRHLATTVLPQYITNSLWLMLGVSLGVMLIGVTTAWLVTMCRFPGSRLFEWALLLPLAAPSYLLAYTYTDVLDYFGPVQTTLRTLFGWQRATDYWFPNIRSLEGAILLFSLTLYPYVYMLTRVSFLEQSTTTLEASRSLGCGPWRSVGTVALPLARPAIAAGLALALMETLNDFGTVQYFGVPTFTTGIYRTWFGMGEQTAAAQLAAVLLLFIFGLILLERWSRRQARYYQSQNRTHSLAVYRLRGWRAWTAWSICLLPILLGLLVPGGLLLQMAINHADQPLTYSFIDLANHSLILAGLTALLAVILSLIMAYGVRLQPKRILHLSVRIAAMGYAVPGAVIAVGILIPISRFDNAIDAWMRATFNISTGLLLSGTIVALIFAYLVRFLAVSFGAVESGLTKIRPSLDEASRSLGYSPTQTLMQVHAPLMGSSLLTALMLVFVDVMKELPATLVIRPFNFDTLAVQVYQYAADERLVEAAAPALSILLVGLLPVILLSWQIARAHPPNP
- a CDS encoding rhomboid family intramembrane serine protease: MVPLRDENPIRITPYVTYGLIAVNVLVFLVEISLPPDALLAFFKSWAMVPEQLSTSFQGGVSVVNAEEWLTLITSQFLHAGLLHLGGNMLYLWIFGNNVEEQLGRVQFLGFYLLCGVLASLAQWYVAPESEIPSLGASGAIAGVMGAYIFRFPEVRILTFVPLGFLFTTLRIPAILYLGIWFLQQALYGVSSLEAPAMVGMEGGGVAYWAHAGGFVFGAVLGPLFGLFDRASASNQSLGADEQPPSPDPPES
- a CDS encoding SDR family NAD(P)-dependent oxidoreductase, whose translation is MTHQLQSVAMVTGASSGIGRAIAQRLGQDGYRLALCARRQEELDTLQQELVAQGTAVITRPVDLRREADILAFFEDIRQRWGGVDVLINNAGLGHKQSLMDGETAAWRDMLEVNVLALCICTREATRDMRAKGGRGHVIHIGSMSGHRVPGGSGVYSATKFAVRSLTEGLRQELRATASDIRISSISPGFVQTEFAEKYHQSAAKATELYSQYSVLQPDDIAAAVAYILQQPDHVQVHDLLVRPTRQMS